A section of the Paenibacillus aurantius genome encodes:
- a CDS encoding glycoside hydrolase domain-containing protein, which yields MDSEPKFESRCIPSLAKVFSDEELREEAYRQGSALIGEYFSFQVAYRLSAHLKMSISVDSELAGNISIRRVGLAPSELPNYSDHDDFLLRTTPGLYPDPLYPLENESVKLPANQWRSLWITVHLTEKVTPGMHDIHVRFKDESGSQLGAEAFRLEAIGVKLPEQKLIHTEWFYLDCLATLYNVEVFSEAHWTIIESYLSNYVEYGMNMILTPLFTPPLEMLPGNERPTVQLIGVQQDGSRYAFDFSRLDRWIELCRRKGLRYFEFSHLFTQWGAKHAPKIIATVNGEEKRVFGWETDAAGEDYRCFLTQFIPELIQRIRTHELENCSFFHLSDEPGLNDLPSYTQASKLVRSLLGNFPIIDALSEYDFYSTGLLSHPVVATGHIGRFIDNKTPNLWAYYCCNEYRDHLSNRFFNMPSSRTRMIGVQMYKYDIQGFLHWGYNHWYSQKSLREIDPYLVNGCPIPGLRRCTSATYVRSFGNRFKTGT from the coding sequence ATGGATTCGGAACCGAAGTTTGAAAGCAGATGCATCCCTTCCCTCGCAAAAGTTTTTTCCGATGAAGAGTTAAGGGAAGAAGCGTACCGTCAAGGTTCCGCTTTGATCGGTGAGTACTTTTCGTTTCAAGTTGCCTATCGTTTGTCAGCGCATTTGAAAATGAGCATCTCCGTAGATTCCGAGCTTGCCGGCAATATCTCGATCAGAAGGGTGGGATTGGCGCCATCTGAATTGCCCAATTATAGCGATCATGATGATTTTTTGTTACGAACGACACCGGGATTGTATCCCGATCCGCTCTATCCCTTGGAAAATGAATCGGTTAAACTTCCTGCCAATCAATGGAGATCCCTGTGGATTACCGTTCATCTCACCGAGAAAGTAACTCCCGGAATGCACGACATTCATGTCCGATTCAAGGACGAATCAGGCAGCCAACTCGGTGCGGAAGCGTTCCGGCTCGAAGCGATCGGGGTCAAGCTGCCGGAGCAGAAGCTGATCCACACGGAATGGTTCTATCTGGACTGTCTTGCTACTCTGTACAACGTGGAAGTGTTTTCGGAGGCTCATTGGACGATCATTGAATCTTATTTGTCGAACTATGTGGAATATGGAATGAATATGATTCTTACGCCTTTATTCACTCCGCCGCTAGAAATGCTGCCGGGAAACGAACGGCCGACGGTGCAGCTCATCGGTGTGCAGCAGGATGGAAGCCGGTATGCGTTTGATTTTTCACGATTGGACCGATGGATCGAATTGTGCCGTCGAAAGGGCCTCCGGTATTTCGAATTCTCCCATTTGTTCACGCAATGGGGCGCAAAACACGCTCCGAAAATCATAGCGACGGTGAACGGGGAGGAGAAGCGAGTCTTTGGTTGGGAAACCGATGCGGCCGGAGAAGATTATCGCTGTTTCCTCACCCAGTTTATTCCGGAATTGATTCAGCGGATTCGAACACATGAGTTGGAAAATTGCAGTTTTTTTCATTTATCGGATGAACCGGGTTTGAATGATCTTCCTTCCTATACTCAGGCGAGCAAGCTGGTGCGTTCTTTGTTGGGCAATTTCCCCATTATCGACGCCCTCTCGGAATATGATTTCTATTCTACGGGCCTGTTGTCGCACCCGGTTGTGGCCACCGGGCATATCGGACGATTTATTGACAACAAGACGCCGAATCTGTGGGCGTATTATTGCTGCAACGAATACAGAGACCATCTGTCCAACCGCTTTTTCAATATGCCTTCTTCACGAACCCGCATGATCGGCGTTCAAATGTATAAATACGATATTCAGGGATTTTTGCATTGGGGATACAACCATTGGTATTCGCAGAAGTCACTCAGGGAGATCGATCCGTATCTAGTCAATGGCTGTCCGATACCCGGTTTGAGAAGGTGCACCAGCGCTACGTACGTTCGGAGCTTTGGAAACAGGTTCAAGACCGGAACATGA
- a CDS encoding sensor histidine kinase, whose translation MTGKQAGTIAGGREEMFRIIAEHTSDTIVVVDSEAIVRYVSPSIYTQSGYTAEEYEGTDAFTIIVPEDRELVRLSLAQAVQARTPIDVGYRVQHADGRILEAETKVMPVLLADGTVNYVVAVVRDVTARKQAERLLEKILDNVNAAVWSTDKDFSRFMFFSESGEKITGLPREEVIQNPMRMHDHIHPDDNELLVNEVKGKLGRGIPVRQEFRWTHHPGEQRWGQSIVHPHLNNDGEVERLDGIMLDITDKKRAELALEESEQRYKSLFEYNLDGVFSIVLDGLYFAHANAAFERITGIRRETLENQCFIGMIFDEDHGMVYETLFEVLREGAPRDIECRLADMSKGERIVSITFVPILLSGKLNGIHGIIKDITKRKQEERELTRSEERSNFLQSSLNQLSSDLAGVMKVAELEARLIDEVRIVLKVQEVRIEEASDIALLEQGSADEHTIQIRIGEKPQPVWLSIGLNRPLPELEKKWLQTAVRYVTILYDNLYRTEDLMKRMEETVAGSETPKWMLRLLFKLSEKERASLSSDLHDSVLQDLIIWYRKLESLRSSNVFEAELGAQLSGIEEGLLDAIHQIRITCNELRPPFLVKMGLVESLKSLFNYSRMFANYEIEFHAENMNDPLNEDQILGVYRIVQELLNNATKHAKSSKVTMSLIDTGKQIAFNYSDDGVGVHLSRLEGSFQHMGIAGIEKRVLSMEGKVDFQSAPGKGFHAALRFPKHTTERGES comes from the coding sequence ATGACCGGTAAGCAGGCGGGTACAATCGCAGGCGGCAGGGAAGAAATGTTTCGCATCATCGCCGAGCATACGTCAGATACAATTGTGGTGGTCGACAGCGAAGCCATCGTTCGATATGTATCACCGTCCATTTATACGCAGAGCGGCTATACCGCAGAGGAGTATGAGGGCACCGATGCCTTCACCATCATTGTACCGGAGGACCGGGAGCTGGTTAGACTGTCGCTCGCTCAAGCGGTACAAGCCCGAACCCCGATCGATGTCGGCTACAGAGTCCAGCACGCGGACGGCCGCATACTGGAAGCAGAGACAAAAGTTATGCCTGTCCTTCTTGCAGACGGCACCGTCAACTACGTCGTAGCGGTGGTTAGAGACGTGACGGCGCGTAAGCAGGCGGAGAGGCTGCTCGAGAAAATCCTCGACAACGTCAATGCCGCGGTATGGTCGACGGATAAGGATTTCTCGCGATTTATGTTTTTCTCCGAGAGCGGCGAGAAGATCACCGGCCTGCCAAGAGAGGAAGTCATTCAGAATCCGATGAGGATGCATGATCATATACATCCGGACGATAATGAGCTCTTGGTAAACGAAGTGAAGGGGAAGCTTGGCCGAGGAATACCGGTCCGCCAAGAGTTTCGCTGGACCCATCATCCCGGAGAGCAGCGGTGGGGGCAATCGATTGTACATCCACACCTGAACAACGATGGAGAAGTAGAGCGGCTTGACGGCATTATGCTCGACATCACGGATAAGAAACGTGCCGAGCTTGCACTGGAAGAGAGCGAGCAGCGGTATAAGTCACTGTTTGAGTATAATTTGGACGGTGTATTCTCGATCGTGCTGGATGGGCTCTATTTTGCACATGCGAACGCAGCCTTTGAGCGAATTACGGGGATCCGGCGGGAGACGCTGGAGAATCAATGCTTCATCGGGATGATATTCGATGAGGATCACGGCATGGTATATGAAACGCTGTTTGAGGTTCTGCGAGAAGGAGCGCCTCGGGATATCGAATGCCGGTTGGCCGATATGTCGAAAGGGGAGCGGATCGTGAGCATCACGTTCGTGCCGATTCTTTTGTCAGGCAAACTGAATGGAATCCACGGCATCATTAAAGATATTACGAAGCGAAAGCAGGAGGAAAGGGAGTTGACTCGGAGTGAGGAACGTTCCAACTTCCTGCAGTCGAGCTTGAATCAGCTGTCTTCGGATCTTGCAGGCGTCATGAAGGTGGCGGAGCTGGAAGCCAGACTCATCGATGAGGTGCGGATCGTGCTTAAAGTACAAGAGGTTAGGATTGAGGAAGCATCGGACATTGCCTTGCTAGAACAAGGTTCGGCGGATGAACATACAATTCAGATCCGAATTGGGGAAAAGCCGCAGCCTGTATGGCTGTCGATCGGACTGAACCGCCCGCTTCCTGAACTAGAGAAGAAGTGGCTGCAGACGGCCGTTCGCTACGTGACCATTCTTTACGATAACCTATATCGCACAGAAGACCTGATGAAGCGTATGGAAGAGACGGTTGCGGGGAGTGAAACACCCAAATGGATGCTCCGGCTGTTGTTTAAACTGTCGGAGAAGGAGCGCGCATCGTTGTCCAGTGACCTGCACGATTCGGTGCTGCAGGATCTAATTATTTGGTACCGGAAGCTGGAATCCTTGCGGTCGTCCAACGTCTTCGAAGCTGAACTTGGCGCACAGCTCTCAGGCATTGAGGAGGGCCTGCTGGATGCGATCCACCAAATCCGAATCACGTGCAACGAGCTAAGACCTCCTTTTCTGGTGAAAATGGGGCTGGTGGAATCGCTTAAGAGCCTGTTCAACTATTCGCGTATGTTTGCCAACTACGAAATTGAATTTCATGCAGAGAACATGAACGATCCACTGAACGAGGATCAGATTCTCGGCGTCTACCGGATCGTCCAGGAGCTGCTGAATAACGCCACGAAGCATGCAAAATCCTCGAAGGTGACGATGTCACTGATCGATACTGGCAAGCAAATCGCATTCAACTATTCGGATGACGGCGTAGGTGTACATTTATCGCGACTTGAAGGCTCATTCCAGCATATGGGGATCGCAGGTATAGAGAAGCGGGTGCTCAGTATGGAAGGAAAGGTGGATTTCCAGTCAGCGCCTGGTAAGGGATTCCACGCTGCGTTACGGTTTCCCAAGCACACAACGGAAAGGGGAGAGTCATGA
- a CDS encoding response regulator transcription factor: MNILLVDDHRSVVEGTKMLLESEPDINVTIETDVFLVTDLVRLTKFDVILLDLYMPNINGADLTRKLLEYMPDTVILIYSGFEIAPHFNLLMESGVSGFIPKTSTREELILAIRCAARKQAIIPMQLLRQLRRQEIQVQGDQEHELTTITREEDRLLRELAKGKSNKEISQTLLISQRSLEYGLTELFQKLHVNSRVDAIRKAKSLGILPVEDLC, encoded by the coding sequence ATGAATATTCTGCTAGTCGACGACCACCGATCAGTGGTGGAGGGCACCAAAATGCTCTTAGAATCAGAACCCGACATTAACGTCACGATCGAGACGGATGTCTTCCTTGTTACCGATTTGGTTCGGTTAACTAAATTTGATGTCATCCTACTGGATCTATATATGCCGAATATCAACGGCGCTGACTTGACGCGCAAGCTGCTCGAGTACATGCCGGATACGGTTATCCTCATCTACTCAGGCTTTGAAATTGCACCGCATTTCAATCTGCTAATGGAATCCGGTGTGTCCGGGTTTATACCAAAGACATCCACTCGAGAAGAGCTCATTCTCGCCATTCGATGTGCCGCAAGGAAGCAGGCGATTATCCCGATGCAGCTTCTACGGCAATTGAGGAGGCAGGAAATTCAGGTACAGGGCGATCAAGAGCATGAGCTGACGACCATTACTCGGGAGGAGGATCGCTTGCTGCGAGAGCTGGCCAAAGGCAAGAGCAATAAAGAAATCTCTCAAACACTCTTGATCAGTCAGCGCTCGCTCGAATATGGCTTGACGGAGCTGTTTCAGAAGCTGCATGTCAACTCGCGTGTTGATGCGATTCGTAAGGCGAAGAGCCTCGGTATATTACCTGTTGAGGACTTATGCTAA
- a CDS encoding DJ-1/PfpI family protein codes for MKRVLLRLTVYLLLVIIFVGGVGFYGFNRHKKDFYYNVRHEVVPSLQVVDKPPYNPHKPTVAVVLSDSSITTEDFDFLIPYTLLSMTDAYNVYAVAPDTSVKSLSGGLDVIPHYSYEGLDRLLNKSPDIIVVPYMPKINSPKYEPTRAWIQKQAGSPTTTFISICGGALNLADAGMLKGKAGTSHWQFIPILKKQYPDTQWEDNVRYVDDGHTISSAGQSAGIDAVLHLIERQLGEPMAARISNDIHYPSYPFVQHPEVDHPFHSDIKFATYWLNIGFHWDKKKVAVMLYNGMDEIALSSIFDSYGDTGTTQLLTVSNSNALITTKHHLQLLARNSISKVPRLDQMIIPGSDAQTQAAAEIKRWNEEGNSKETLLIHSDAPNRYAFEAPLEDLAKQEDILTARHAVKRFEYRSTGIKLEGDLLPLATYKNLLITVLAALFIAFWIDRRFIMKKKMLARLYHPSAV; via the coding sequence ATGAAGAGGGTTTTGCTGCGTTTAACCGTGTATTTATTGCTGGTGATTATCTTTGTTGGAGGTGTTGGTTTCTATGGATTTAATCGTCACAAGAAAGATTTCTACTACAATGTCCGCCATGAGGTGGTTCCTTCCCTGCAGGTCGTGGATAAACCTCCTTACAATCCTCATAAACCGACCGTCGCTGTCGTGTTATCGGATTCTTCCATAACGACGGAGGACTTCGACTTTCTTATTCCCTACACCTTGTTATCCATGACAGATGCTTATAATGTATACGCCGTGGCGCCGGACACCAGCGTAAAGTCCCTCTCAGGCGGGCTGGATGTAATTCCCCATTATTCTTATGAGGGCCTGGATCGTCTGCTAAATAAAAGTCCTGATATTATTGTGGTTCCTTACATGCCCAAAATTAACTCACCAAAATATGAACCGACCCGAGCTTGGATCCAAAAACAAGCTGGCAGCCCAACGACGACATTCATAAGCATTTGTGGAGGGGCACTTAATTTAGCTGATGCTGGAATGTTGAAAGGGAAAGCGGGTACCTCACATTGGCAATTCATTCCCATCCTAAAGAAGCAATATCCGGATACGCAATGGGAAGATAATGTCCGCTATGTGGATGATGGCCATACGATCTCCTCGGCGGGCCAGAGTGCCGGTATCGATGCCGTGCTTCACCTTATTGAGCGGCAGTTGGGTGAACCTATGGCTGCACGGATTTCCAACGATATCCACTATCCTTCCTATCCATTCGTGCAGCATCCGGAGGTAGACCACCCTTTTCACAGTGATATTAAATTTGCAACCTATTGGCTCAATATTGGTTTCCATTGGGATAAGAAGAAGGTCGCTGTAATGCTTTATAACGGGATGGACGAGATCGCCTTATCTTCGATCTTTGATTCTTATGGTGATACCGGAACGACACAGCTCTTGACCGTTTCCAATTCCAATGCACTCATTACGACAAAACATCATCTACAGCTGCTGGCCAGAAATTCGATATCGAAAGTGCCTCGTTTGGACCAAATGATCATTCCGGGCAGCGACGCCCAAACACAAGCAGCAGCGGAGATTAAGCGTTGGAATGAGGAAGGGAACTCGAAGGAGACACTCCTTATCCATAGCGATGCGCCTAATCGATATGCATTCGAAGCGCCGTTGGAGGACTTAGCTAAGCAAGAGGATATTCTGACTGCCAGGCATGCTGTAAAACGGTTCGAATACCGCTCCACCGGAATCAAATTGGAAGGGGATCTGCTTCCGCTTGCAACCTACAAGAATCTGTTGATTACGGTGTTAGCGGCTTTGTTTATCGCGTTCTGGATCGATAGACGCTTCATCATGAAGAAGAAAATGTTGGCACGCTTGTATCATCCGTCAGCCGTGTGA